From the genome of Triticum aestivum cultivar Chinese Spring chromosome 3B, IWGSC CS RefSeq v2.1, whole genome shotgun sequence, one region includes:
- the LOC123070789 gene encoding proline-rich receptor-like protein kinase PERK2 isoform X1 codes for MSGPSPPVTPAPVTPVSPPAPDAGGTPPVTPAPVTPVSPPAPDAGGTPPATPAPTPPVVTPVSPPPPDAAGTPPPPDASGTPPVTPPPPDAAGTPPPPVNPPPPDGASTPPPVNPPVNPPVNPPVNPPPPRPTPTPNPTPVTPSPPPPRPTPTPNPTPVTPSPPPPRPTPTPTPTPTPSRPPPSSPPPPTGVPRSSPPPPDATPPPPEDVPSSPPPPNDAPAAAAPPPSPLTLSPPPPPQSASAPSTSARSSSSSGTAVGVGVAVGAVVLLGLAAALIFCFVSRRRRRRRPETRADFFYDPRQPTTPLQQSHPLSTPSSTPPLMHSWAQSSGGDPGGPPLPAMTGGTFGYDELAAATDGFAEENLLGQGGFGHVYKGTVKGQEVAIKKLRAGSGQGHREFRAEVDIISRVHHKNLVSLVGFCIHAEQRLLVYEYVPNKTLESQLHHGSARATLDWPRRWKIAVGSAKGLAYLHEDCHPKIIHRDIKAANILLDYNYEPKVADFGLAKCQEAEHTAVSTRVMGTFGYLAPEYYATGKVTDRSDVYSFGVMLLELITGRKPIMASSDHQPETLATWAKPLLTKALEEENYEELIDPELGTNYDAYDMARLVACAAAAVRQTARSRPRMAQIVRYLEGELSAEDLNGGMAPGQSAMHRSGGGNTDEVRRLRRMAFGPGTGTAGGTISEYASSEMSAPTSEYGLNPSSEYTASSAADTEDMTDFPHRAGTGRGAAEGASGEAGRGTTEGFSRRTTGRRTSRG; via the exons ATGTCCGGTCCATCTCCTCCGGTGACTCCGGCGCCGGTTACGCCGGTCTCCCCGCCTGCTCCGGACGCTGGAGGGACGCCGCCAGTGACTCCGGCGCCGGTTACGCCGGTCTCTCCACCTGCTCCGGACGCTGGCGGGACGCCGCCGGCGACTCCAGCTCCGACGCCACCCGTTGTTACGCCGGTCTCTCCACCTCCTCCGGACGCCGCCGGGACGCCACCACCCCCGGACGCCTCTGGGACGCCTCCGGTCACCCCACCTCCCCCGGACGCCGCCGGGACGCCACCGCCACCGGTAAATCCACCTCCCCCGGACGGCGCCAGCACGCCTCCTCCAGTGAACCCACCGGTGAATCCTCCGGTCAACCCCCCCGTGAATCCTCCTCCACCAAGGCCAACGCCGACGCCGAACCCAACGCCAGTAACACCATCGCCACCTCCACCAAGGCCAACACCGACGCCAAACCCAACGCCGGTAACTCCATCCCCACCTCCACCAAGGCCAACTCCGACACCAACACCAACTCCAACTCCTAGCCGGCCGCCGCCATCATCCCCACCTCCCCCGACGGGCGTGCCACGTTCATCCCCACCGCCGCCTGACGCCACGCCGCCACCTCCTGAAGACGTCCCATCTTCGCCGCCGCCCCCGAACGACGCCCCAGCTGCAGCAGCGCCTCCTCCGTCACCTCTAACGttgtctccgccgccgccgccgcagtcaGCGTCCGCGCCGTCGACCTCAGCCAGGTCGTCGTCGAGCAGCGGGACCGCGGTGGGCGTGGGCGTGGCCGTCGGGGCGGTGGTCTTGCTCGGGCTCGCGGCCGCCCTGATATTCTGCTTCGTGTCTAGGCGGCGCCGTCGCCGAAGGCCGGAGACCCGAG CGGATTTCTTCTACGACCCGAGGCAGCCGACGACGCcgctgcagcagtcgcacccgctGTCGACGCCGTCGTCGACGCCGCCGCTGATGCACTCGTGGGCGCAGAGCAGCGGCGGCGACCCGGGCGGGCCGCCGCTCCCGGCCATGACGGGCGGCACGTTCGGCTACGACGAGCTGGCGGCGGCGACGGATGGGTTCGCAGAGGAGAACCTGCTGGGGCAGGGCGGGTTCGGGCACGTGTACAAGGGCACGGTGAAGGGGCAGGAGGTGGCCATCAAGAAGCTGCGCGCCGGCAGCGGGCAGGGCCACCGCGAGTTCCGCGCCGAGGTGGACATCATCAGCCGCGTGCACCACAAGAACCTCGTCTCCCTCGTCGGCTTCTGCATCCACGCCGAGCAGCGCCTCCTCGTCTACGAGTACGTCCCCAACAAGACCCTCGAGTCCCAACTGCACCACG GGAGCGCCCGCGCGACGCTGGATTGGCCTCGCCGGTGGAAGATCGCCGTCGGCTCGGCGAAGGGCCTCGCGTATCTGCACGAAGACT GTCATCCTAAGATCATCCACCGTGACATCAAGGCGGCCAACATCCTCCTCGACTACAACTATGAGCCCAAG GTCGCAGATTTTGGGCTGGCAAAATGCCAAGAAGCAGAACATACTGCTGTTTCTACGCGCGTAATGGGAACTTTTGG ATACCTGGCTCCGGAATATTACGCCACCGGCAAAGTAACCGACCGGTCCGACGTCTACTCCTTCGGCGTGATGCTTCTGGAGCTCATCACCGGACGGAAGCCTATCATGGCATCCTCAGATCACCAGCCAGAAACATTGGCTACTTGG GCAAAGCCCCTGCTGACCAAGGCCTTGGAGGAGGAAAACTACGAGGAGCTGATCGACCCGGAGCTGGGGACCAACTATGACGCCTACGACATGGCGCGACTcgtcgcctgcgccgccgccgccgtgcgccaGACGGCGCGCTCTCGCCCGCGGATGGCACAG ATCGTTCGGTACCTGGAGGGCGAGCTGTCGGCGGAGGACCTGAACGGCGGCATGGCGCCGGGCCAGAGCGCGATGCATCGCTCAGGGGGCGGCAACACGGACGAAGTCAGGCGGCTCAGGAGGATGGCGTTCGGGCCGGGCACCGGGACGGCCGGCGGCACCATCAGCGAGTACGCCAGCAGCGAGATGAGCGCGCCGACCAGCGAGTACGGGCTGAACCCGTCCAGCGAGTACACGGCCAGCAGCGCGGCGGACACGGAGGACATGACGGACTTCCCGCACAGAGCCGGCACCGGCAGGGGCGCCGCCGAGGGGGCCAGCGGCGAGGCGGGACGCGGAACCACGGAGGGGTTCAGCAGGCGCACCACTGGCAGACGTACCAGCCGGGGGTGA